TCCTTTATCATTCaagaaattttcattttcaattcagAACTTTCTCGAGTGAGAGGCTTCAGTTGGATGGTCCTGCACTGCAAGTGTTCAATTCCTATGTCAATTTGTTAATACGTGCACTACCGATTTCAGCAGAGAATGAAGAGAGCTTGGAAGGTTCAGGAAGTAGAATTGTCAAGATGGCAGGAACTGAATCCCAGCAGCTAGCTTTACTAGCTAGTGCATTATTGTTAGAAGATGAACTGCTCCCATGTTCTGCCATGAAGCTCTTGCCATTTCCTACTAGAATGGATGAACAACCTAAAAGAGCTTCTGAAAGCAATCCCGTCTTCCAGAGCAAAGGCAATGGAAGAAGAAGCTTCAACGCTCAGTTGATCACTTACGAGATAGCTTTTGCAGACAGCATGCTCTTGATCTCATCTTCACAGAAGATGGTGACACTCATCTCAATGCATACATTTACACAAGTGTGGATGGCAGCACAGAGGATCCTGAATGGTTCCCATCTGCAATTTCCCATGCAGTTTGACCGAGTTGCAAGTCTTGCTTTGGTGTGATTATAGGTTTTTCTCTATCCATCAAAGACACTCGACTGAGTCCTGGTGTCTCAGCAGGCTTACAGAATTTATGTAATAGTAACCTGAATACAGATTTGGTGATTATTTCTGGTTTCTTTTATTAACTGTAAGTGGAAATTCTTTTCGGAGAATTGTACTTGTCAAGATATTCAAAACGTGCTTGACTACATTTTCATTGTACTTGTCAAGAAATCCATATCTTCACCGGTTAGGGGACAAGCACACATCATTCAAACAGGTAATTCCAAATTCTCGATCAATTTGAACCATGAACGAGGAGACTGGGTTGagcaatcaaatttaaattgtaggataatgttatttattatttagttttatgttATCAAGTATAACTTTTAATTCGATAATTTAATCAGGCAAAAGTTTTACCAAGTGTTTCTAGACGTGTTGTTCTACAtggaattaaaatttcaaatcaattagaATTCACAAAAGTCTTATGATACAAGTCAGCAGATGCAATATAAATTTTgagccccgtttgtttgctggaaagtagtttttttttggaaaatgaattccgagaaagtgaatttcagtaaagtgaattattttatgatgtttggtaatgcaatgaaaaataagttggaaaacactttccagtatttgattatgtcatggaaaatgagctggaaaataacttattaatattttatttttctcaagtttattaaaataatgaggaacaaatcttaaaaattaaaaagttgaatgagaatgaaattgaaaaaaaataatttcataaattatctcaaataaaataaataataatcaaaataatagagatcaaatctaagaaaaatgaaagattaataaattaaaataataataattaacatttcataaattattgcaaataaaataagtaataatcaaaagaatgagaaccaaattcaatacataaaaaatttcaataaaaaaagataagggaaaagcaaataacaattataaaaatgagaatcatagttaatataaaaattaaattttaagagatgaaattgaaaaataaatattcaaaacaaaatatatatagcaatcaaaagtttgaggatcaaatttgatataatcagcaaataatatgacatttttaaatttttcacgacttccaaaaagtgttttccgcccaaatttttcaagaaaacactttcctggaaaccaagccaaatttttctttgactggaaagtgttttccgttaccaaattttctaatgacaaataaacacaggaaagtttggaaagtggtttcccgaaaaGTGAATTTCGGGAAACAAACATAACTTTATTGTTCGTTTTCTTTTAcagattttgttatttattgtattttgatttgttgacttaTGGACTTTCtatttaaagatgatttttttcctcGTAATACAAGGATATTCAGTAgcttatttttaagaattttcttgttttacaaggatctttaatgtaTAGCAATATAGTTTTCAAGTTTGGCAAGAATTCCTTATTGtttcaaaactcatttttttacaaGGATTCATTATTTATCTTATCTACACAAAAAAAGGAGGGCTGAagtatttaatgacaaattactTTTGGGCCGgattatttctttatattaatttgaattattttaaggttttatttgttgttttattttattatttggataTTTACATTTAGTTTAGAGCTTGTATTTTAGTTTGAGTTTGTTTTGGCttaaaatcaatgttttatGACTATGTGAGGTATTAGGCTTAAAATTACTGGGATTTGTCTTTCTTATGTGCAGGTTTCATGATCACAAGGTTCAtatcagttggtatcagagcgaGGCTCTACGAATCAGATTATATCCTCTTTGTTTTCgttgtttaaatttgtttccgcgtatatcttcttcttgtttttctttgtgtCTTGTTTTGGGTCTAATTTGGTTAAAGTTTTATTctgtcaattttgttttctcttcttacGTTACTGTCTAGTTTTGCTTTTAGGGtcctttgataaaaaaagacattaaaaagTTAAAGATTCAGTTCTGCCACGAAAACACTAATACAAAGGAGATTGAATCAAACCTCAAtggaatcattttaaaattgatattccAGGGTTTTTGggtaaaataatatcaaatattaaatttagggtcatttggacttttttttgtttgcatttcAAATTTGGGTATTAGATTGCGTAAATGGGTTTGATTTGCATCAACttataaaacttgtttttctacTATTGAAATTGACCTAATCAGtatactaaaattatatttgggaTACTTGGGTGTTAATaaagtcattttaattaattttgcatCTGTTTTATTTTGTATCTTCAAAAACATTCATATTCTGTATGAATTCGTTTACTACTCGTGAAATTGTAATTGTAgtttcttctttatttgtttttgtatatttcttgcttcttgagtcattaCACATATTTGAATTGCGTTACTAAGATTTTCTATTTGGTTGTATTGAATTTTAGAGTGAAATGCTGATTAAGTGAAACATAAAAGGAGTGTAAACACTTGAGGAAGTGAATAaggaaaatacatttttatttatcattaacatATTTTGTAGATTTGAAGATGTCGGACAATACCAAGATGACAccatcaattaaaaatcaacttttcaAATTCAAGCTCTAGCACAACAAATGGAAAAGATGAACATGGTAATAGGGAATTCAGAGGATAGGATGGAGAGAATGGAGAGGCGTGATgttgaaattgatgttttgaGAAATAAGGTTTATCGGGGTGAAAACAATGTTAGGAGGGGTGGAAGACATGTTAGTCCCGTAGGTATGAGTATTAACTTGTGTTGATTATGATGAAATGAGTGTTGAGAATTATGATAATGCGCTTTTAGACCATGAAGATCAGTTTGGGCGTTTTAAAAACCGTAGGTATGAGGGAGTTATGTGAGATGCGTGATTTGGCCAAAGAGATGATCTGGGTACCATGATTGGGTAGATAATAGTTTGGGCAGCATTAGGATGAAAGTTCCTTTGTGTCAAGAAAAAACGATCTTGAGATTTGTAATAAGAGAAAAAGATGGAGCTCATATTTCATTGTCATAACTATTCAGAGGGTAAGAAGGTTAAGTTTGTTGTAATTGAGTTCACGTACTCTGTCATTGTGTGGTGAGATTAGCTTGTGTTGAGTCGTAGAAGGAATATTAAGAGGTCTATTGATACTTGGAATGAGATAAAGACTGTTATGAGCAAACAATTTATCCCTAGTCATTATTATAAGGAATTGTACCAAAAGTTACAATGTTTGGGCCAAGGTACAAAGTATGTTGATGAGAACCATAAGAAGATGAAGACCACAATGGTTCGAGCTAATATAATGAAAGATAAGAAGGCTATTATAGCTAGATTCTTAAATGGGTTGAATCGCAAGATCACGAATATTATACAGTTGAAACACTTTATGGAGTTGAAGGATATGATGTTGCATATAGCAACAAGAGTGGAGGGTTAACTCAAACGTAATAGTAGTTCACGGCTAAGCCAACTATTGGGTTCTTCGTCAACTTGAAAACCTAATTGGAAGGCTAATGTAGGGGTTGCCCAATCTTAATCAAATATAGGGGAGAGAACGGAGACTACAAAAGAGAATAAGGACATCTTCACTGATAATAAAGATAAAGTTGAAACTCCTACATCTTATAATCGtgacataaaatattttcattgtttatgAGTTGGTCATGTTACTTCGCTGTGTCCAAATAAGCGAGCACTGCAAGATAGGAAGGTTAGTGATGAGGAGAAGATAGGCTTGAAGATGCCAGTGATGAATATGTTTAGTATCCAGTTAAGAGAGAGACGTTTGTGGTGAAAAGAGCACTGCAAGATATTATGGTTGATTTGGAGGAGCAACGAAAAAACATCTTCTATGTGAGGTATCATGTTCAGAATAAAGGTTTTGGTAATGTTTATCTACCATGGAATGATGATGAGGTCTTATAATGCATGTTAGGagataaaatacaaattttattacttattaccttttaactaataaattttatatttagagaTGATTTTCTTTCCTCCTAAGGATATTtaacaacttatttttaaaaattttctaaaaataaatttaacacaTGTTCTATATTCTTTATTCTTCTCATTCATGAATTGATTTTCATTAAGTAAAGGTTCATTCCAATAATATCATGTTTTGATTAAGGTAATCTCGACACAATTATATCCAACTTAATTCTCCGACCTAATTCTTTAGCTTTCTAGAATTTGCCTTTCGTACCACGCCATCTAGGGAGTCACTTCACTTTCCTACTCCAGTGGGGACAGCTAGAACAATCAAGACAGCATTGTTTTCAGCGTAACAGGATGTTACATATGGCACTCGGTTGTTCCAAATGGAAAACCGAGTGTCAAGGACAATGGCAGTAAACTGTTTTCCAATTGAATTTCAAGGTTTTGGCAACAACATATTTACAACCCATTCTTATACTTTCTTTCAACAGAAGTTAGTaaactgttttcttttcttctttttcctgttGAATAATCCTCTCCTTCCTACCCTGTCGTCTGAAAGCTACAAAAGTAGACTGCTGCCTCGTGACATCGCAATTGTTGAAGGAGTAGTGTATTAGGCCAACCATGGGGGATCTTTCTTCGAAGAATCAATGGATGGGGTTTGCTTCACAAATTATCCCTGCACATCAATCATGACATTTATTTGGGTTAGTACAAGACAAATCAATCATGAGAACCATAAGCAATGCAACTCTTAAATACCTGTTGGCTCATAAGAATTTCAACTGCTACGTTAAGATCTCCATCAGCAGCTGAAATTGCAACTTCTACCTGTGTCTGAACCAATAACAAGGCATTTGTATCAGCACACTATATGGATTCTTTTGGTtctcaaatttttcaatttttttaagttaacctTAACATCTCGATTTGATATCCACACAAACTGCAAAAGCACTAAACGAAAAGAAAAGCACAATTATAGACATTTTTACCTTGTCAAAACCCATAGATACTAATTTTTGGATTTGCTCCTCGGAAGGAGCTGAATCCTGCAATCAAGAGAAACCATAAAACAACAAATGATTAAGACCCAGaaatttccattaaaaaaataggagaTAATATCACATTgccaaataaatgaaataaacctGATGGAGTGCAGGGTGTACTGGAGTTGCACCAACAGCATTATCTACCACTGACCTCCTGAATACCATGGAAGGATTGCAGAAAAATGAAGAACGCAAATGATTTATCACTAAAAAACAGTGGATAGGGTACTCCACATGGTATGAAGCATGGAAAGTGTAGGTAGTGAATCATTTTCgtgaaatacaatatttttgtaCCCGAATAGAAGGCTTTATATGTGTGTTCTATTGTAGTAGTAGAATAAGAAGCTgtgattttgatgtttgttgCATGCTAGACTCTTTAATACTTGAATCATTGGTAGCCAAATAAATCAAGACCATAGCCAGGATCTAGAGCATTGCATAAGTTTTGAAATATGATGCTAGCATAGCTaccatacatttttatttttttttgaacttcaGACAAGTACAATAACAAAAAGATTTTGACATGGTCATattcaatataattatttggttTCCTTTGGGGACACTTAAATCCATTTTCTTGATGGGAAAcaatcaacaattttttttaaaaaaataaaaatcataaggaCAGGGCTAGGCGCAGGCTTCTGTTCTCTAACTTGAGATGCATCATGCATGCAAGAATAGTTTCCACTACCTTCCATCTAATGGTGGCTCTCTTGTAGCAGTTAACCCCAAATGTGATGAACGGTTTGGGTTGCTGTTATCCAAGAGTCTAGCCTGCAGGTTTGAATCTGAATTCACAGCAGGCACTGTTTCACTTTGGCCAGAACCAAGAGCCCTTCCACTTCCAGGGAACCTATAGTCTTGCCCAGCCTGTGTGAACAAGAAATTTAATCAAGTTGTTACAATAGAAAAACTATCTACAAGTCCCAGGAATTCCAGGATCAAAGAAAAAGGATTAGGATGTATCATATGTTTCTTCTGTCCATTGTATACAGAGACACCCATTGATATTTAACAAGAATCATAACCATTTTGAAAATCAGCACTTGCATCTTTACCTTGAACATTAAGATAAAAACTTTCAAAAGAATATAACTCGATACCTGAGCAGATGTTTCCCTCTGTGGCATCCATGAAGATAAATTTCTCCAAATATTTCCAGATAATAGTCCACTgttcaataaaatttatcaagttACATATCCTCTCGGATTAAAATTTCCTTGGACCATGGAGCACGCAGAATTTACCTGGAGGTAGTGTTTTGGCCTGAATGTGTCGGGATGTAGCTTGTGGGACTACCGCCagtgcacaaaataaatttaggtCTCCTCACGCAGGAGGACTGAAGGTCATAAATGAATAGATCACACTTAGAACAACGCATAAATCATATGTAAATACACAGGTGAAGGATAAAATATGACTGATGAAAACACATCAACAACATATAGTTACCCACTTATTTGTAACTAGAAATTGTAAAAGAAGTGGAGGTACAATCAAAGAAGGATTTCAGAAAGAACGAGTTCACAAGGCCAGAACCCTAAAGAAGTTGGGATAGAAGTGTGCCAGAGTGAGAATTGTCAGATTCTCTGTAATTTAACAGCCAAATACACCATAACAGTCTAATTAAAGAACAGGGAAATAAATCTGTCTATCATCAGAAGTCAGTCCAGTAGTGTACTTACAAGCCAAGAGGAGGCCTCAATAGCAGAAAAGGAGGACGCTCCTGGCATAAGAAAGTTGAATAACCCATAGGTATCTGACAAGTAAAAGGATAGAAATCCAATCACATTGTCTGTTTATGTGGAGTATAACACAAAGTATGAAGAAATATGTATAACCTTCAAATTGAGACAAGGATTACATACATGCAAATCCGGACAAAATGCCGCATAGGTGTCCAAGTAAAGACACATTCGTCATAAGAAGCTGGAATGCTACCAGTAAGATAAATGCATACCTGTAGCATGTGTTTAATTATGCCACATCattaactaaacataaaaaaattgaagagaaaagaaactcaaatataagaaataacacaATACTGAAGCAGTTACAACATTTACCACTTAGCGGGAACGTTGAAGAGACCAAACACactgcaaaacaaaataatgaagTTGCATATCACTAGAATGCACCAAGCAAATACATAAATCAATTACAATGTTTACTAGATTACACTgtcatcaaaacacaaaaaactccTCGTGTCAGTCAAAATACTGACCACACACGTAAAAATAAACTACAATTCTTCGAGAATAATCAACAATAATACTTACTCAGTGATAactaaatactaaaagaagGATATCCTCATTCTCATGCATCCACACAGGAGCACTAACACATCTAATTATGTGCTAGTGTGATGTTGCAAAATAATAACAAGTGATGAGTATTATAATCACGGTGAAATTAAAATTCACAGCAAGAATAGGTAAATAAGAACCAACCTCCTAGACTGCACTCCACTCAAGCTCGTCTCTATAACgatcatagaaaataaaattccagAGAAGCCTATTGCACACTCATCCAAAAGATACTGGTATGGGTGAAATGGATTGTGGGCCACCAACAAtgcaataaaaagatgaaatattGCATTGGTAGTGGCCAACAAAATTATCAGGTATGCTAAGCGGATAGATCCCATGATTCTCTCCAGTTCAGAACCCAGAGGTACAAGAGCCAGCATGTTGAACAGAACATGAAGGAGtgaaccatgaaaaaatattgaggtataAATCCTGTAAActgcacaagaaaaaaaaaagaacgcaAAGTTAATGACCACAAGTATGGGATAAATCCCTTTTTTCAAGATAAGGATGAAGTGACAACATACATGTAggcatcaaatgaaaaaaattaaaattttgatcctTTCTTCCTAAGCCTACAAGGAACCTGAAACTATAGGCAGATTGAATGAAATGGTTGTTTAGTTAGGCATCACAGTATAGGTGCCTAATGCACCAGTGCAGATTTCAGGGCTAAAAGGGTTCCTCCTTGGACCAAGGCCAggtaaaaagttaattttcccATGGTATCATGACCTTAAACACGGTTTCAAAAATATCTTCCAATGTTGATCATAATTCATTAATCCATTATCACGAATTAAATGCATCACCTAACAAACATACCCTGAAAATGGGATACAACAGCAGTTGGCAAGAAACATATTTCGTAAAACGTGTCATATCCAATCAGGAGGCAGACCAAGTATATAACGCCACAAACAACCACAACCGCAGAAGTAAGGAATGGAATGCTTTCCCACCATTGTCCCACTCTCGTTTGCAGTCCCGCCTGAAAACTTACGACACCAACCTTgttactaaataaataaataaataaacccatAATAAACATGATCCGAAATGCTTTACTGACTAGTTCTGTATCGAACTGCACATTCTTGCTTACTTCGACAAAGGAAATCATTTGAAAGAAGTAAATAGATTGCATCACAACATCAACATGTTCTCCCCTCATTTATTTACAAATGATATCGGAGCATCAGTCATTTAAGCTATCAAATCTACTAGTTCATTTTttacaaaagaagaaaacaaaatgaacttCATTTGCATAAATTCCTCACAAATCAAAAGGGCAAAAGTAGAGAATTCTCAATCAAGCCCAACAGCACTAATTAAACAGTTAACTATACTCAATTACCACATTATCATCAACAAAAAGCTAAGCGAAATCCCCAGATTTTCATAATCTCAATTGAAACAAGAAAACCCTaaactcaaaaaagaaaattaaagatttagaGTCGAAAAAGAGAAGACAGATGGAGGAGAGCTTACCTCAGCGACAATGTTAGGTCTCATTTTCTTGACTTGGAAATCAAATTTTCGGGTTTAGATCTAATTACTTGGATCGGTAAAATAGCATGGATCGAGTTCTTTtggataaattatattttgacccTTGTGATTTAGACATATTGCAACTCGGGTcttattgtttaaaatttctttaatcaaACTCTTGCGTTTGCTTCAAGGGAAAGACTGCGAGgcgaagttataaaataattcttcaaAATGCGTTACGTggcagcttgatttttttatagagtttgcGTAACTGTTAATTTCACCCATCAAATGTAGTTATTACTAGTACATTAACCCGCATtttgctaaaataatttttttaaaatgtcaataaatattattaagccTAGTTTAatggattaattttaaattatcgcAACTTAACTATTTGCTTAACttgaatttctaattaaacCGCGTAGGAGTTAATccgaattaaattgattgattttaatggttcaaatgtaattttgattacatgtaaaaacatggtttagcttttaacaaaacttcaagatgatatgttttttaaaaaaattattgaaataatgaCAGATTGGATTGATCTTAGTTCCCAGCGACACGTGTTAAGAACtatattaagtttaataatttttttaattatataataaaaatatatgcttaCAAAATTAGGCATCAACCTAAAATATAGACATTTATTTAAGACagtgataaccctataaaaataataaaaaataaatcatgcagTTTATTtcctaatcaatttaatattaaaggacaaaattgaggaaaaacaatcaaaggatcaaaaacaaaaaaaaaaaatccgtcCAGTGGGTAAACTCATCAAACCTGTGAACCCGGTTACCAGTGCTAGCACGCCAAACCTGTGAATTAGGTTATGGACTCTAACaggattataatttgttttgtttttcaaactatctttttatttaactatataataaaaaaaaattagacgaTCGCTAAATTGAACAATAGCACAATACTAAaatgttgacaaaaaaaaaacaaaaaaatgttaaacTCGTCAGACCTATAAATCAGGTCAACCAACCAAACTTGTGAACATGTCCATagattttataaagtttaataatatggtttttctcaaaaattatttttttattgtattaggAAGAAATTGACagagaaaaaagtcatgtttaattagaaaagaaaaaaaactactcaCCAAACCCATAAATCAGGATAACCTAAGTTACCCTAGTAAACTCGTAAGCCATACTAACCctatagaaaggaaaaataaaaagaagattgaCATTATTATTATCGTAATCACTATTACTATCATTATTACCATTggtattactattattgttaatattattattactattattgttgttattgttattcttGTTACCCTTGCTAGGATTATTATTAtccattattattgttgttgttatcattatcACCACAActttattatcactattataactattactattactatcaatagcattaatattattgttgttgctattattattattattatttacaatgtcattattattagtattattattattattttgattattattgatattattattactattttttgtatcatcaccataattattaatatcacAATCACCACAACCACCCTAATAAACTATTAtcagcaccaccaccaccactattattattattattattattattattatctctgccatcattattatcttaataaactattattatcaccattattattattattattattattattacaattcaactaatattatcattagttaatattattactatcatcatTACTATTAcaactactattactattagtAGTATCATTATCACTACTATGacaattattactattactaacacttttatcataattattaatattattaatatttttattacaattattactattattgcaACTATTAttgtaatgaaaaaaacatgtttggtcAGCCAATCAACTCTGTAACACATATCTGtggactttataaagtttaataatattgtttttctttgaaactatttcttttagaacatgagagaaaaaataagtgaaaaaaaattaagttcaattaaaaaaatgaaaaaaagatactCCAACAAACCTATTTTtggtttgctatttttttaaaaaaaaatataggaaaaacTGAGAGACAAATgtattaagatatttatttattaaattcaatttcaaatagAAATCGACGCACTTACAagatttattagataaaataaaagtaaaagcaTACTATGTAAGgctacacatattaaaaatatcataagaaataaatattttttatttctaaaaataaaattaatgtatatataaaatatatttaaattacaaaTGAATCTTActaatctcttcaaaaatttaataaatccaatataactaaaaattaataactatgtaAGAAgggataaataagaaaaaaaacaaataacaaagaagtaaaatacaaacttaaaaattatttttaaaaaatataaaaaaattttaattttttttaaaatcgaaactataaaaagaaagaaagcaaagaatGAGGACATGCCTAGCGCTTGGCCCATGACCAATGGGCCTGCAAAGTCAGATCCAATCACacacctccttttttttttaaagatatcaTCCACCTTAGATCagtcgaaaaaaaaaaaacgacgcGTCGCCTAGTATATCCAAATTTCGGGCATTGTTGTGGCTGAGAAATCGAGATGCCTAgtctttttccttcaaaattctATTTTCAACACAAAACATCTAGAAACCACCATAATAATCGTGTGAAACCAATCTCTAAGCTCTAAAAGCGCAAAAACCAGTCCAAAACCAAGAATCAAACTGGTAATCAATTTCTTCCTGATCtcatatttgggttttttttgcaCTTTCAAGGCAAAACAAACTCTCAAGTCAAACTCTTTTCATCATATGGaactatttgaaataaaaatgtaatatttttgttatcagaATCATtgaaatgacatttttttttctctaggtTGGGTTccggccttttttttttctcctctcatccactaagaactgaaaaatattgaaaatgaagTTTAC
The Populus nigra chromosome 3, ddPopNigr1.1, whole genome shotgun sequence genome window above contains:
- the LOC133690335 gene encoding rhomboid-like protein 15, whose product is MRPNIVAEAGLQTRVGQWWESIPFLTSAVVVVCGVIYLVCLLIGYDTFYEICFLPTAVVSHFQVYRIYTSIFFHGSLLHVLFNMLALVPLGSELERIMGSIRLAYLIILLATTNAIFHLFIALLVAHNPFHPYQYLLDECAIGFSGILFSMIVIETSLSGVQSRSVFGLFNVPAKWYAFILLVAFQLLMTNVSLLGHLCGILSGFAYTYGLFNFLMPGASSFSAIEASSWLSSCVRRPKFILCTGGSPTSYIPTHSGQNTTSSGLLSGNIWRNLSSWMPQRETSAQAGQDYRFPGSGRALGSGQSETVPAVNSDSNLQARLLDNSNPNRSSHLGLTATREPPLDGRRSVVDNAVGATPVHPALHQDSAPSEEQIQKLVSMGFDKTQVEVAISAADGDLNVAVEILMSQQG